The genomic region aacagttccgaagaaaactcagatgtcccagcttttactagcatgtaaacgcaccatctacacacaaatcttggagcttccaccgaggcgtgaaatgagtctcaaaaatagttgtgcactcgtaaccggatttgtgtgtaactgcagttttgtgtgtgcgtaccaggtgatttgtgtgtactttttcaatatgtattttatttttaaggtttacaaatcctgttacgcacgcacaaatctttttacgcacgcacaaatcctgttacgcacgcacaaatcttttcacgcacgcacaaatcctgttacgcacgcacaaatctttttacacacgcacaaatctttttacacacgcacaaatctttttacgcacgcacaaatcgttttacacacgcacaaatcctgttacgcacgcacaaatctttttacgcacgcacaaatcctgttacgcacgcacaaatcattttacgcacacacaaatctttttgacactattttcactccatataCTTTCACTACATAGGCTTGAAGACTGCCTTACTTGTAGAATCAAGTAGTGCCTGTCTGACAACAAGACTAGAAAATCTCAACAACCAACACTTACTATGATTTAAAGGTATTCAAAAACAGATCAGAAACAAAGGAAagggaaaagaagaaatttgcAATACTTCATTCCAGTGAATCATCATGAGAGCTATTATACACAAAtcgagaaaaaaatgaaacagtggtgaaccttccAAGGAGTTTCTGGTCTAGTTTATCAACGACTCAGATATTCATGATAGAATGGTGGAAACCAAAATGACTCAAAACCCATCTCTCATTTCCCAAAAACATATGAAGGAATGGATACCCAAAGGGAAATGTTCTCTGGATTGATGAGACAAAAACGGAACCTTTTAGAAGGCGTGTACCATTGCTGGAGTAATACTAAGACATTtgagaaagaaaaccaaaaaacatcacACAATGATGGACAACTAGCAGCAATTGGTGGGACCTTGAATTTTGTACTGCATCAGATAATCCTGAATGTGTTCACGTCAGTTTGCACACTTAAACTAAAGAATACCTGCGACCTGGGATTATGCACCAGGACAATGATCTATTGCACATGAGCGTGTTCATCTTCATATACCTCAAACCAAACAAGATTACGTTTTGGAGTGACCTAGTTTGGACTGATTTTAGAAATCATAATTTCATtactgctttttatatttactcatgTTATCTTTGACTGTAAAAATTGTTTCGCGATGTGAAACAATTAAGTGagcaaaaatatgtataaataaaaaaattctgaggGGAAAATTATCTTTCCGTAGCATTGCGTGCTCATGTTActgttgaaaatattaatttaacatatGTTATTATGtatgtttgtagtttatttCACCAAGGACACAGAAGCTGGTCAAAGTTAATGGAAAGAGAAATTAGATAAATACAGGGAGTAAAgggtggaagaaaaattaatatgccaaaaaaaaaacttgagaatggggtggaggttcaccttccagctgaTGGAAACCCCTAAACATGACATCAGAACTGCAACAAAGAGGTTCAGatcaaataattcatttttttaaaaataacccgAAGTCCAGATACACAATAAATTCAGTTGAGAATGTgtagcaagacttgaaaatagATGTTCACAGTTGCTGTCAAAGCGAACTGACCGAACTAGGGCTATTTTTGCGAAAGTGTTGGTTTTCGCAATAACCGCCCCTCtagaaaaagcattttaaaaaatgtgtttgtaaaatgacaaatatgaAACGCTCAATAAGCACGAACACTTTTACACGATTCTGTTTATGTTAAAAGGagaattggcaaaaaaaaaaaaaaaaagaaagtttaaaattaatatattggattgttatttttatttcaaaacattccCCGTagtcttcatcatcatcatcatcatcatcatcatcatcatcattcttCTCTCATTTtgaccctaaaaaaaaaaaaaataaataaataaaaaatcctcccTGGTCACGTGACGGAAGGATAAAGCAGATTAACGGTTCcctctccctctgcctctccGCGCGCACGACTCCACACTGTGTGGAAAAAACAGTTCTAACGTCCACTGGATGCTGCGCCAACCGCTTCACCTGCTTCTGACACAGTAGCCTAGAgtatctttaatatttttgtcgGGGGAGCAGCATTCATGAATTAATCgctaacccccccccccaaaaaaaccccacatagCGTTAGTGAAAGATGATTTCGCCGTGGGACCGGTGGTACTCGAcgagctgctgcctctgctgccATGTACGGACGGGCACCATTATTCTGGGAATATGGTACATGGTAAGGTCCAATCTTTTCCCTACGACTCTGTGGGCAACCGAATGTGTAGCAGGGCGGgtcagtgaaatgttttctcaagtTGGGTAGTAGCTACTAAGCGAACTTGCtggtgagttgtttttttttttttccactttgaaaTTCTTCGGATTCCCTCGGTTTAATGAGGCGAAGCGACCGTTCGACGAAGTTGGCGTCCGCCTCGCAGGTGTTTCCCTCCGTTAAACCATCTGTGATCCTCATTAGCTCGAAAtctaaaatcatattttacttGTAATGTTACACACTCATTACAGATCCTATAAAACACTgcatatatgtgtatatatatatatatatatagtatatgtgtgtgtgtgtgtgtacataacATACATACAAACATAacatatatatgttatatttatatgtaaaacataaatatataatataacatatacagtatatacatacatatatacataacATACGTacaaacataacataacatatatatatatatagttaaaTCTTTATTCCGTTTCTGCGGAGCCCTCTAGGgacatgggaaaaatatttccttttgcAATAAGCTCgctgcaatatttgctggtctattttgtatacagtcataaatctcagtttaaaatttccaaatatttacacattcaaagagcctcagtgaaaacgtgtTAATTgttaactctttggtgcaaagaaactgactgaaaatcgattcactgcatgtttttgtctgtttgtgtaaggttgagatggaactgcacatgaaaacggcgctctaaaccattcagactatcaacacaaaaatgacacaattaaaactgtctgatgactcagaaatagtccaaatagttcggatgtgttttttgtttctttccttcttacGGAAAGTTTCCATTTATATCATAAGTTTGTGGTGcttttctatcctaaagaaaaatatataacactTAGGATATTTCACAACGAGATATTAAGATACATGGAACAACCTTACGAAAACTTTATATAATAGCAGAAAGTACGATGGGCACTATAagaaggcttacagtattcaattatgtcACATGAGctgatcagtacattattgcgaggtaacgcaaaagaaaaaaaaataccaatgtCCCTACAGGGGTTCTGTAAGTTTGTGATAACTTAAAGTAGGTAATTCCACATATTTGTAAAGCTTCTAAACCAAATTAAAAGGGCTCCATCTTGAAAACTATAATACATAGAGACAGGGTTGGATATAGAAGGATGTGGGTCCTTGGGCTGGAGCCACTTTTGGTGCGCTATTcattagaaaaattattttactaggATTTAATATGTCTCCTCGCCAGTACCTtcatgttgtttaaaaaaaatttattataaatttcTACATTTCAAATACTACTATTGTTTATATTCTAAACATTcctatatataaataaataatttacctGATTTGGGCCTATGAGTTTTATGTATTATAAGTACAATGTTTGcaaaacatgaacttgtttaagaaaagaaaagaaaaatctttgccCCCCAAAAAATTGGGCCCCTGTACACACCCTTTCTAAAGTTGAGAAAGTTCACACCCATACAAAATTAAACTATTCCAGTAATAGATTCTATAAAATACGGGGTGTGTAAACTTCATTAggttcatgaaaaataaaaaagtatgatttaaataccttttttttgttccttcacCATATTAGATACAATCCAACTCCTAATCTATAACATAGACAGGTCAAACCTGGATTCTACACTGATGACAGATTCTGTGAAATACGGATTGTGGTTTGTTAAACCTTTATTCTATTTCTGAAAATTGGCTTTTTgtgaaaaagtctttttttctttctttctttcttcttcaatACCTTTGGGTTTCAGTTTGAAAGCTAGCAGGGTAAGAGACAAAATAAACCTATGAAACTAAACCTGTCCAGGACAATTTCTTGGTATTTTAAGTAACTCTGGTTAGTTTTCTCAGAAAGCTTCACCTGGTTTGGTTCTTTTTACGAATTAGGTAACCAGTCTTTAATTTGTCCTACATTTGTAACAGGTTAAATTTAGTTAGTTGCCTCTGTTTTTACTCATAAGTTAACCTGTAGTTTTAAACATAGCTCAGTAAGCTTTGCAAATCCTTGACCTTTGGAAAGCCTTGTTCTGTTATTTAGTTTGACCCCACTACTATTAACAATACTTTAAAATAGAGCCATGGGGATAGAAATAAGGAATTACATTCTAAGAGTGATTTTTAAAGCATATCAGTTTTGTTAGAAGTTTATTATTGGCCACTTTGGCATCATATTGCGCAATACAgtttagataaataaatgcaattactATGTTCTTCCCATGGTTTCTCTCTGGGTAGCTCACCTGATTCTCATACTGAAAAAGACGCATGTAAAGTTATTTTCCACTTTGAAGGTGTGAGCATGTCCATGCTTGGTTGTCTGTGTGCgatatttttttggacaaactGCAGATGACCAATCCGTGACAGCCCAATGCTAACATAAAGACTATTACACTAATCCAAACGGGATGAAAAAAGGTATGGTTTATCTTTTCAGAGTTACTAAAAGAAAGgaatggcatttaaaaaataagaccTAAGATCTGGactcaataaaaacaactaagGATCaccaaaaaatttaatctgaaacTAGAATTAGATTTTATACATCGCCTTCCATCATTTTTGGCACCACTGTTATAAATGTGTTAAGCATGTGTTTACTGTACGAGGTGCTGCCTGAAGACTCACCCGTGGTTTACCattgttatttcttttctttcctccctcaGATAATCAACGCGGTGGTCCTACTCATCTTGTTGTCAGCTCTCTATGACCCAGTTCAGTACCGCTATCACCTTACCAGCTCAGAGTTGGGAACTGACATCGATGTCATGGACGATGCAAGTAAGTGCCACgactttgttttgtgtttgatttgaGCGATAGTCTGTGATTAGGAGATATTTGCTTTGTGTGTTAATATGGTTAATATGGAAGCCCAGATCGTGTTctgaagttgtttgttttttgactcAAAAGTGGACATGGATGGATCCCCTGACTCATTGCGTGCCATCTACATCTGGGTTCTTGTGTGTCTAGCTGTTCTGCCCAGCTGGCAGATTTCCTTTTCCACAGTGCTGCCCTCAGCACAGACATAGCTGTGTTAGCTGTGCAGCATAGAGAACAAATCAGAGTGCATGATGTGTATTTTCAGTTCTCTCCCTGCAGCTACTGTCATCGTCACAGTCGCCTCTGGAAGACTTCAGACACTGTCCCCGGCAGCTGATTAAAAATGACTGCTCTAATTCTCAGATTAAAACGGCCATCTTGACTAACTCCCATCCCAACACGTTTGCTCTGCAATGGGCAAGGACTGAGAGCCAATGGGATTGTGTGGACAAAAGCGTCTGACATCTTTTGTttgctcttgttttcttttaccataTTCCGCCATCTTTACTGATCATATACATAGGAATGTTTGTCATACAGAATCTGGGAACTTGTTGGTACATTGTTAATCAGTAGCAAATAAATGCATAACAAGAACAATCAACCTTATAACATAGGTTTAACGCCTATGTTATAAGCAGACATCAAaacagcatttcagatatttttttctaggGTTCCTGTTTTGATTGGTCATTAGTTCTttactatttgttttttataaaagagGAGACGTCACTCTGCCTGCGATATATGTAACTgagttttattaatataaataaagaaaatggcaTAAGAGTTGACATTTTGAACTTGCTTTAATGCATAAGCTGCAAGTACCGTTTAAAgctttcagaaaattttaaacaatacaTTAGTCCTTCCTATTGAGGAAGGAATAATGTCTCAATGAAGCACAAACTCATTAAATTTAGCTAAGAATTTCCATTCGGCTTATCACTGATCAGGACCaatcaaacaaaaagtcatCTGATTTCTGTCACCATGCGTTTTCCTGTTTCATCACTGGTGCATAAGTTTACGCAAGTTTGCCATTAGATTAAatcttttgcttattttgagtgtttttaatgaaaaaaaaaaaatcctaaccATTTAAAAGCAATAGCCTATTTAGTATAATACATCAAGctatgaaaatatattaaaatggaTGTTTCTTAAACACCAAAACTGGTCTTTTGACCAATATGTGTTGCAGAATGAAATATGTTTACTGTGTTAATTACACAAATTATTTAAGCCATCCACGGATaactgtaagaaaaacaatcatcatTTATTGCACCCGTCAGTAGAAATTGTGCTGATCACCAACATGCAACATCTTGAGTCACAGTCTTTAAGAAGgcatgaatttattatttttcatctgtaaaCTGTTCTTCTaatgttattttgtcttttgtttttcgCTTTTACTTCCTGCAGATATTTGCATTGCAACTGCAATATCCCTTCTCATGATTCTTATATGCGGCATGGCAACATATGGTGCTTACAAGGTAGAACACGCAACGCCAACGTGAAACAGACCCCAATCTGGATTTACGGAAAATGAGTTTCTCTATTTAATCCTAATCTCTCCCTTGTAGCAACACGCTGCTTGGATCATTCCATTCTTCTGCTACCAGATCTTCGACTTTGCCCTTAACACACTGGTGGCCATTAGTGTGGTGGTTTATCCCAACACGGTGCAGGACTACCTTCAACAGCTGGTGAGCAGCGGCTCAGTAAATCTTAAGCACCCGCTCTAGAGGTTcttatgttgtgttttaaacTGCAGTCAGACAGCAGTTTTTATAACTGTAGAATCACTTAGTGAAATTAAGacataaaattacatattaGCCATGCAGATTAAGTGATCATTGTGACCTCCTTGATTTAAAGAtgcctttttttgttcttgatttctttttcttcctctgtacGTCTTGTTCAGCCGGGGACATTCCCTTACAAGGAGGACATCATGTCCACAAACAATGTGTGCCTAGTCTTTGCAGTCCTGCTCTTCATTGGCTGCATCCTCTCCTTCAAGGTAGGTGCTCCTCGAAACTAAAACgtctaaaaatgtttgagaataTCAGTGAACAAACCGAAGACCAAGGAACATAACTGACAGCTCAGGAATAGATTTTGGAGCTTTTCTCCCACTTCACGATtctgcattactttgtgttggtctattgcatgaacaataaaacattgaagCTTGTAGTTGTAATGGGAACAAATCTAAAGAGCATGGATCCTTTTGGAAAAGGCCCGCTGTCAGAGAGCAGAGGGTCACGGATGTCAGGAATCCAACTCTTGTCAAACCGATTCTCCCTTCATGCACGGATGACTCTCCAGGCGCAGCTACACTCCGAGGCTCTTGGACGTGATGGGGCATAAAGTTGCAGTCATCTGTACAATCAAATCAAGTTGTTTCTCCTTTAAGCCGAGATTAGAACTGTTGTCAGCAGATATCCGAAGCCAGAGCCGGGGTTTTATGACAGGAAGCAGCCACTGGAAAACAGCCCGCAGTCAAAACAGTTAGAAATGTCGTGCCTTTGACAGTGAACTTGGTTCAGCTTATTGAGTCCATGCTGAAAAACGATGTGTTCATGACATGGGCCACCGTATACAAGGACAGCATAATTGCTGCAATTCTTTGTACAGAGCATGGAGACCCGCAGAAAGCACCAGATGCTAACGCTCAAGGACTCCTTAGTGAGCACCTGCTGACATTCCTCCTCAAGCCAACATCCTTCACTTGACTGCACTTGGCAGAGATGACACTGGCAGATGGGGAAAAGGAAGAGCTGGATAAAAAAAGATGAtagaagatgaaagaaaagacaatttAGGAAAGAGGAAGATTTAAAAGTCTTGAGTGACTGGGTTGAAAAGGAAATGCAGAAACGTGAAAAAAAGAGCTTTTTGGAGTGATTCTCGTGAGATACAATAAGAAATGCATCAAATGCAAAccacaggaaagaaaaataactccGTATACAGTTGACTAAAGAATAAATTGTGGACAGCAAAGCAATGCAGGGAATAATAATGAGCTGACGAACGAGGCCACGTTTCAAACTTGAGCAAATTGGTGCTGACTGCTTGAGTTGACCTTACACAGAGAAGAAGGAGGTCGGCTCAGCAGATGGTAAAGCGATTGGCTTGCACTCTGCTTGGCTTCCTGGTTCATTGCTCCCAGTGCTGGCAGGGGCACTGACTCAGCAGGCTaatcacacagacacacaatgaATCTGCTCTTCTTTTGCCAAGTCAGAGACCTCCCTTTCATTCAGGTATAGCCTCAGTGAAGCAAGACATGCCTGTTAAGTTGCTTCTGGTAGAACGGCAAAGGCTCAGTAAAGACGAGGAAACGATCCAGAATGTTCTAATAACACTGTTACATGTCTCTATCTAACCCTCCTTCATGaataaatcacaacaaaacatcATCAGCATAACTGAAGGCTTTTTGCGTGTTAATACTTTTATTTGGTTTATCGTTTTACTTCCTGTGTTACAGGCCTACCTGATTGGCTGTGTGTGGAACTGCTACAGATACGTGAGCGGCAGAGGCACCACAGAAGTCCTGGTTTATGTCACAACAAACGACACGACGGTGAGTCGTCATCTCCCCTGTCCTCTCTCAACATGTTGAGGTTTTATTTACACCGTAAGAGAGGTCATGCTTCTACCTGAAAGGCTCTTTGTAAGCCGCCATCGCTTAAGCTGCGATTCACAAAATTCCGATGCAGTTATTGTCTGATTGTGGTTACGATGAAAATCCACATGTAGACTGAATTTAGTTTTAGAATTTAAACACGAAAACCTGCCCAGGTAAAGATGTGGAAAGAGTTCAGAAATAATTTGCCGTGGCATAAATCTCAccaagatgttgtttttttatatgtatatattcaatttgagtattttatttattcagtaagggaaaagcaagacattttttatcaaaaacactTGTGACATAATAATTAGATTTCAACAAGAGCAGCCTTGCTGTAAGTTTCACCATATTAAAATGCGATGGCAGAGAACAGCAGAAATTCTTTCTTAAATAAACTGGCTCAGACTAGACACAAATGCTGCGTGACAATCCAATTATAAtcctaaattttttattaaaagaaggtaaatttgttactgtttttgttgcaaaatcaGCTTAGAAATATTAAGTAGTGGAGTATGAACTgaaattagttttagttttatttcaggcTGGAATTTATAATTAAGATCTACTGGTGAAAAAGGCgaaagcttgaaatattttcttccttttctctttgttaCTTAAACAAACTTTTACCTGTTGAGTTACAGTTTTCCGGGAAGCTGGCAGCAGCTTCCTTTGGGTCTGAGTCTTTCTTAATCAGCTTCCTCCATCTGTTTGACAGGAACTTAAAATGGAGATTTGTTAAAACTTCTTGTGTTGAGTAATTATGTAGACATAATTGTTGTAAATAGAAGCGCAGCTGTGTAGACTGTGTACTGCATGGTGAATCTGGCCTGATTCGGTGTTTAGTTGTTGTTCGGTTGGACTCGGCGATCTGATAGCTGCAGGGTTTCTGCTGGCTTCTCTCAGGTGTTGCTGTTCAGGCAGTCCGTTCCGGTTAACGCCGTTTGTTTCTAAGAGGCTTTAGCACGGTCATGGTTTCCATGTGTCTGTCGTGTTTATAATCCTCCATCCCGATAGATAAGACATTAATCTGCCTCACACACCCCGGTCGACTCCATGCGCAGCACTTTATCTGTCTGTCACTTTGTCCTTGTGCTCCAGTGGCCAGCCTTCATGCCGATGACGCTTTTCCCCTTAAACACACGACTCCGTTTACAGCTGCTAATCCAGCAGGCTCTGATGTCACACTGTGCATCACACGGGCCTTCGGCAACCATTAGACATGTTCCAGTTACTGTTTTCACTCCTAGATagtgaaaggagaaaacatttggaTTATAGTTTGGAGCTTCTAAACTGCTTTGGCCCAGAGAGACTTCCACTTACGTACAAAATAGTTTAGAAGTAAATGgaaatacacaaaacacaagcaaacaaGGAAAACATCTCACGAAACCACACATGCAAATGATCACAGTCAACAGTGAAGATAACAACAGAGTTGCCTAGGACACAATAAAACTAATAGACTAAATACAGACCAGTTGTTATTTTGAAGTTATAGATTTTCCGTAATTATTATTACATAGGCAAAGGatagtaaacaaaaataagtacTATCAAAGGAGAGTAATGATATCACCGTTTAGGAACTGTgtgattatattttattttctgaatttcatttgatttatgtTGACTGTGGTTCTGATTCCAGCTGAGGCTACAAACTCTTAAATCGTTTTTAGCATACTGGTGATGCTTTCCTACTTTgcttgtaatttttattttgtaaaggctttttttttgcacaggaAGGGAACATgaatgcatacatttttaaatgtatttattaaaaaaaaaaaaaaaaaaaagtcataagtGAATTAAAAGCGTAATCAAAGTTCTGGAGTAACCAGGCCAGATGAAGGCCACAGCATCTGCTGCTTGCATTCTAATCACAGGAGTATGAAAGAGCAATTTGTTCCTGAATGCAGCAGAGATCTGTGGCAAACAGCAAGGTTAAACCAATTTTAGATTGgactaaaaaaacattaaaacatgcttttatcTCTGCATTAACTCTGCCCGCTGATAAATAAagcactctgttttttttttttttaccaataaaaaGCCAAGAGTGTTCAAATAGCTTTTTTGCAGCCTTCAGACATTAAGCACCCAGCTGCTTCCTCCTATCTGTTGTGCTTTTCTATAAATGCCATTAAAATGCACTAGGGTCATCCCcgtctctctttttctcctcttccccCTCCTCTCTCCACATATCTCTTTCTGCACTCCCTTCTTCTGGAAGCGTTACATAACTGTCTGCTTGTCTGCTTCATTTCAAATCCTAGCTGTGATGAGTTTGCAGGGCCACTCCGACTGTTTCTCCCAGCGTAATCTCTCGCTCTCTGAATTAGCAACAGTGCTGGTTTTATAACTGGGTTCATAGAGAAAGACCTCCTACAGAGAGCGGCTCGCAAGCCGGCCTGTGTGTGATGTTTCCTTAGAGCTGATTCTGCTATTTGTAAAAAGACCAGCTCTGAGGGCGATGGGAAGAAACCAGAAACTTTAATTTATCACTTACTGCTTTGTCTCGTTCACGCCTAACTTTCCTTTTGGtcttttctttaagttttgttattttattatttagaaagaaatctGCCAGCATGAAAATACACCTTTCTTATTGTCTAGGTTAAAATTTTCTTTGATACATCAGAATCTTCTTAAAATTGAAAGTGTGGGGTGCAGCACAAAACAATGATCTCCTAATTAAACTCATTGTtgtctattttaattttttttaaattttaatttagtagTGAATAGAACCACATACATCCAGCAACTTTGGCTGCACCACTTCATTCAGTTTGGCTAAAAGCAACAATATGTTTTGAAGAAAGATTTGATTGTGGCCTGTTCTTCTGagaatagattttctttttagattcTAGATTAAGTAACTAGAAAACAATTACctcaaaacatttgtgaaatcACTGTCTGCATTTCATGTGTATGACGAACTTGCTAAAATGTAAGACCAAATATCTTTAAAGATGAACTTTACAAAGTTCCAGCTCATAGAGATGAATT from Xiphophorus couchianus chromosome 13, X_couchianus-1.0, whole genome shotgun sequence harbors:
- the laptm4b gene encoding lysosomal-associated transmembrane protein 4B, producing the protein MISPWDRWYSTSCCLCCHVRTGTIILGIWYMIINAVVLLILLSALYDPVQYRYHLTSSELGTDIDVMDDANICIATAISLLMILICGMATYGAYKQHAAWIIPFFCYQIFDFALNTLVAISVVVYPNTVQDYLQQLPGTFPYKEDIMSTNNVCLVFAVLLFIGCILSFKAYLIGCVWNCYRYVSGRGTTEVLVYVTTNDTTVLLPPYEEAVTIPPKDPPPQYTQYMEA